One genomic segment of Catalinimonas alkaloidigena includes these proteins:
- a CDS encoding efflux RND transporter permease subunit, whose product MRKVVEFFVRYPIWANAILAIIVIFGTLGFLSINMSFFPETKPRDISVRVTYPGASPEEMEEGITIKVEEALKGVTGIEEVTSTSSENSASIRIRTMDEYDIDEVLTEVKNAVDGINSYPVGAEKPIVVKDRSFGSTRVAFLTLRGSDNSNVSLKRLKEEAELIEDDFLNSGVVSQISVFGYPDLEISVEVSEDDLSRYGLTFSQVANAIRFNNRDISGGAIKTLEEEIRIRANAKENAPEEIGRIVLRANPDGSNLLLRDIANITLQFADTPNRSYSNGQRAVSISIEKLQEEDLQEISEFVSEYIEEYNAEKDNFELFASFDFNELLQQRVSLLLSNGGVGLLLVLVALGLFLSLRLSFWVAIGIPISFLGMFIIGNMVGITINMLSLFGMILVVGILVDDGIVIAENIYTHAERGKNPIRAAVDGTVEMLPSVFTSVTTTIIAFIPLMLLDNEGFTTEMAIVVIGCLAFSLVEAFFVLPSHLATGKALQKKEGKPNKDKIRGGLDKGIKYLRDKVYGRALGFLIRYKWVSFTIPIAIFMMVLGMFQGGIIRFTFFPSIPFDNFNVSLVLKPGTRENITEDYLRRFENVIWEVNEEIKEDRGSDLSLIKTLDRNVGSDGGRGDAERGGHTGHVQVNLIDMEDIEDISSFEIANRIRQKIGPVPEAQKFSVGGQNRFGNPFDLALLGSNLENLMAAKEEVKAEIANISSLKDIQDNTASGQRELQLSLKPKAYFLGFSQQDITNQIRQAFFGEEAQRLIIGTDEVRIWVRYPEEDRLTISQMESMKIKDTNGNEYPLNELADYAIERGVININHFNGKREVRIIADLVDPYEAVPPIIEKVERDILTPILAKYPGVTYSFEGQQRRSARTADSFAKIFPVAFIMMILTITLSFRSLYQAGLILLLIPLGLVCAAIGHFIHAQPVSILSVYGMIALSGVIINDAVVMLDKYNRNLTEGMTVEEAAHDAGISRFRAILLTSITTVAGLFPLILEKSFQAQFLIPMAISVAYGVMFGTLLILLFFPVFMLVFNDIKLGVNRGLARLNKWMNPEEPLHIPTAEDVEPAIKEKRRLQSL is encoded by the coding sequence ATGAGGAAAGTAGTTGAGTTTTTTGTTCGCTACCCCATCTGGGCCAATGCGATTCTGGCGATTATCGTTATTTTCGGTACGCTGGGCTTTTTAAGCATCAATATGTCTTTCTTCCCAGAGACCAAGCCCCGCGACATTTCTGTAAGGGTTACCTATCCGGGTGCTTCTCCTGAAGAGATGGAAGAAGGAATTACCATCAAAGTAGAGGAAGCACTAAAAGGTGTGACCGGTATTGAAGAAGTGACCTCTACGTCCTCCGAGAACTCCGCATCCATCAGAATAAGAACGATGGATGAATATGACATTGACGAGGTGCTGACAGAGGTAAAAAACGCGGTAGATGGCATCAACTCTTACCCTGTGGGTGCGGAGAAGCCCATTGTCGTTAAAGACCGTTCTTTCGGCAGTACCCGGGTGGCTTTCCTGACACTCAGGGGCAGCGACAATAGTAATGTAAGCCTGAAGAGGCTTAAAGAAGAAGCTGAGCTCATAGAAGACGATTTTCTGAACTCGGGTGTAGTCTCACAGATTTCTGTCTTTGGCTATCCCGACCTGGAAATTTCAGTAGAGGTTTCTGAAGATGACCTTTCCCGCTATGGACTCACCTTTAGTCAGGTGGCTAATGCGATTCGCTTTAATAACCGTGATATTTCAGGTGGAGCGATCAAAACCCTGGAAGAAGAAATCAGAATACGCGCTAATGCTAAAGAAAATGCTCCCGAAGAGATAGGGAGAATTGTTTTGAGGGCCAACCCTGATGGTAGTAATTTACTCCTTCGTGATATAGCCAATATCACCTTGCAGTTCGCTGATACCCCCAACCGTTCTTATTCTAACGGTCAGCGGGCAGTCTCCATCAGTATAGAAAAACTTCAGGAAGAAGACCTTCAGGAGATCTCTGAATTTGTCTCTGAATACATTGAAGAGTATAATGCTGAGAAGGATAATTTTGAACTCTTTGCCAGCTTTGACTTCAACGAACTGCTACAACAGCGGGTGAGTTTGCTGCTAAGTAATGGAGGAGTAGGCCTTTTGCTGGTTTTGGTAGCGCTAGGCCTTTTTCTGAGCCTTCGCTTGTCCTTCTGGGTAGCCATCGGTATTCCTATCTCTTTCCTGGGGATGTTTATTATTGGTAATATGGTAGGCATTACCATCAACATGCTTTCCCTCTTCGGGATGATTCTCGTGGTAGGTATATTGGTAGATGATGGAATTGTGATCGCGGAAAATATTTATACGCATGCTGAACGGGGTAAAAACCCAATCCGTGCCGCTGTGGACGGAACCGTAGAAATGCTCCCCTCAGTATTTACCTCAGTTACCACCACAATCATTGCTTTTATCCCGTTGATGCTGCTGGACAATGAAGGCTTTACCACCGAAATGGCTATTGTAGTAATCGGCTGTCTGGCATTCTCGCTGGTAGAAGCATTCTTTGTACTTCCCTCACACCTGGCTACCGGTAAAGCGCTGCAAAAGAAAGAAGGCAAACCAAACAAAGACAAAATAAGAGGAGGGTTGGATAAAGGCATCAAGTACCTGCGTGATAAAGTGTATGGCAGAGCACTGGGCTTTCTGATTCGTTACAAGTGGGTCTCTTTTACCATTCCTATCGCGATATTTATGATGGTGCTAGGTATGTTTCAGGGCGGTATTATTAGATTTACCTTCTTCCCGTCTATTCCTTTCGATAACTTCAATGTATCACTCGTACTAAAGCCGGGTACAAGAGAAAATATTACAGAAGACTACCTCAGAAGGTTTGAAAACGTGATATGGGAAGTGAATGAGGAGATCAAAGAAGACCGAGGGAGCGATCTGTCCCTTATCAAAACACTGGACCGTAATGTAGGAAGCGACGGAGGAAGGGGAGATGCTGAGAGAGGGGGACATACCGGACACGTTCAGGTGAACCTCATAGATATGGAAGATATTGAAGATATCTCCAGTTTCGAGATCGCTAACCGCATTCGTCAGAAGATTGGGCCAGTGCCTGAAGCACAGAAGTTTTCTGTGGGAGGGCAAAACCGTTTCGGTAATCCTTTTGACCTGGCCTTGTTAGGCAGTAATCTGGAAAACTTGATGGCTGCTAAAGAGGAAGTAAAAGCAGAAATTGCTAACATTTCTTCGCTCAAAGACATACAGGACAATACCGCCTCAGGACAAAGGGAATTGCAGTTGTCGCTGAAACCTAAAGCGTATTTTCTGGGATTCTCACAGCAGGATATTACCAACCAGATCCGTCAGGCTTTTTTTGGAGAAGAGGCTCAGCGGCTGATCATCGGTACGGATGAGGTGAGAATATGGGTGCGTTACCCGGAAGAAGACCGTCTGACGATCTCACAGATGGAATCTATGAAAATCAAAGATACCAATGGAAATGAATACCCATTGAATGAGCTGGCAGATTACGCAATTGAACGTGGGGTAATTAATATCAACCATTTCAATGGTAAACGTGAAGTACGTATTATTGCCGATCTGGTAGATCCCTATGAGGCAGTGCCGCCTATTATTGAGAAGGTGGAAAGAGATATTCTTACGCCTATTCTGGCGAAATACCCGGGAGTTACTTACTCTTTTGAGGGGCAGCAGCGTAGATCGGCACGTACAGCAGACTCATTCGCTAAGATTTTTCCAGTGGCATTTATCATGATGATTCTGACCATTACACTTTCTTTCCGCTCACTCTATCAGGCAGGCTTGATCCTGTTACTGATTCCTTTAGGCTTAGTGTGTGCTGCAATCGGACACTTTATCCATGCGCAGCCGGTGTCTATCCTGAGCGTTTACGGTATGATAGCATTATCAGGAGTGATTATAAATGATGCGGTAGTCATGCTGGATAAGTATAACCGTAACCTGACAGAAGGCATGACGGTGGAAGAAGCTGCCCATGATGCGGGAATATCTCGTTTCCGGGCAATATTACTTACTTCTATCACCACCGTAGCTGGTTTATTTCCGCTGATACTGGAGAAAAGCTTTCAGGCTCAATTTCTGATTCCTATGGCTATATCAGTTGCTTATGGAGTGATGTTCGGTACTTTACTTATCCTGCTCTTCTTCCCGGTATTTATGTTAGTTTTCAATGATATTAAGCTGGGTGTCAACCGCGGCTTGGCCAGGCTGAATAAATGGATGAACCCTGAAGAGCCACTGCATATTCCCACTGCCGAAGATGTAGAGCCAGCGATTAAAGAGAAAAGAAGATTGCAAAGCCTATAA
- a CDS encoding PLD nuclease N-terminal domain-containing protein → MALGALNGWEPLLLLSLSALIIGTWLATLKDIVQGSFKSNTYRWVWIAIVILLPLIGSVLYFFLRKQTH, encoded by the coding sequence ATGGCTCTCGGTGCTTTGAATGGCTGGGAGCCTTTACTATTATTGAGCTTGAGTGCGCTTATCATCGGAACCTGGCTGGCCACATTGAAAGACATTGTACAAGGCTCTTTTAAAAGCAATACCTACAGATGGGTATGGATAGCTATCGTGATCTTGCTTCCATTGATTGGCTCAGTACTCTATTTTTTTCTAAGAAAGCAGACGCACTAA
- a CDS encoding efflux RND transporter periplasmic adaptor subunit — protein MQFNSTTIKMNRRKVTVFAIAILILGGGFFAMKQFAGMKELPPERPKAVSTNYVKVNQVDYREVDTEVVAYGRIASSQSLNVIAEVGGRLLPGSIPLKPGTNFRRGQILCRIYGEEARLTLQARKSEFLNLLASSLPDVKIDFSDHYPDFLKYFESIEIDKPLPELPEIRSNQVKTFLATKNILSDYYNIKSLEENLRKYTIYAPYDGSITTINLEVGTIVSPGTTIASIIRTDQLELEIPVEIHEVKWIEEGSPAEVTTEDGSVSWKGEVVRVGDYVNPNTQSINVYVNVSTGPQSGLYDGMYMRAVIPGSRLESAMEVPRRVLMNENEVFVVDGGVLKTRKVNIEKITRDQVLISPLEANGVNQGDSLVIEAPANAIENMKVTTFETQPQGQGANTPRTSQSDTAQPDQTPNAS, from the coding sequence TTGCAATTTAATTCCACTACCATCAAGATGAATCGCAGGAAAGTAACAGTATTTGCAATAGCCATACTCATATTGGGTGGGGGCTTTTTTGCCATGAAACAATTTGCTGGCATGAAGGAGCTTCCTCCTGAAAGACCCAAGGCAGTCTCTACAAACTATGTAAAGGTAAATCAGGTAGACTACCGAGAAGTAGATACCGAAGTAGTTGCCTACGGACGTATTGCCTCCTCCCAGAGCCTTAACGTAATTGCTGAGGTGGGGGGCAGGCTGCTGCCCGGCTCAATCCCACTTAAACCCGGCACCAATTTCAGAAGAGGTCAGATCCTGTGCCGCATTTACGGAGAAGAGGCAAGGCTGACATTACAAGCCCGTAAAAGTGAGTTTCTCAACCTGCTGGCCTCCAGTCTGCCTGATGTCAAGATTGACTTCTCTGACCATTATCCTGACTTTCTAAAATATTTTGAAAGTATAGAGATTGACAAACCTTTACCTGAACTGCCCGAGATCAGGAGTAATCAGGTGAAAACTTTCCTGGCTACCAAAAATATTTTGAGCGATTACTATAACATCAAAAGCCTGGAGGAAAATCTGCGCAAGTACACGATTTACGCTCCTTATGATGGCAGTATCACTACGATAAATCTTGAGGTAGGAACCATTGTAAGCCCGGGAACGACCATCGCCAGCATCATTCGGACTGACCAGCTGGAGTTAGAAATTCCTGTAGAAATCCATGAGGTGAAGTGGATTGAAGAAGGTAGCCCGGCGGAAGTAACTACCGAAGATGGTAGTGTCAGTTGGAAAGGTGAAGTGGTACGTGTGGGAGATTATGTTAACCCCAATACCCAATCTATTAATGTATATGTAAATGTGAGTACTGGGCCTCAAAGTGGTTTGTACGATGGTATGTACATGAGGGCGGTGATACCCGGCAGCCGACTGGAAAGTGCGATGGAAGTTCCCCGTCGTGTATTGATGAATGAAAATGAAGTTTTCGTAGTAGATGGTGGCGTACTTAAGACCAGAAAGGTAAATATTGAAAAAATCACCCGTGATCAGGTACTGATCAGTCCTCTGGAAGCAAATGGAGTGAACCAGGGAGATAGCCTGGTGATAGAAGCACCGGCAAATGCTATTGAAAACATGAAGGTTACGACATTTGAAACTCAACCACAGGGTCAGGGTGCTAATACCCCCCGGACTTCTCAGAGCGATACTGCCCAGCCCGACCAAACCCCTAATGCATCATGA
- a CDS encoding TolC family protein, whose protein sequence is MNIQKKLILSLGIVLVLACKSYAQEQLSLSDAIQLGLANNFDIQIEALNVEIAKNNNNWGAAGRWPTINFSMSQNNNFRDVQNAANPFQPTGLSISNSLGPGISVSWVLFDGFRVQITRERLQKLQELSMGNAQLIVENTVQAIITQYYFVKLEQERLDVLEKVFTLSKDRYQYIKLKGELGSAVTFDILQEQNAFLTDSSNYVTQEVNYLNARRTLNLLMGQPINNAYELTDSLEIDPTQYDLEVMYDKMVTSNTNLENQFLNLELARTDTRLAKTELYPRLSLNANASYDLSRQDFSQARFPDFGDGGSSTRDLVTTQTTTNYSVGFTVNYLLFDGGRVRRNIENAYTTERISQLQIDQLKLSLRNDLVATYDLYNVRQKLLAISQENIRSSELNLELAEERYKNGTINSFDYRQIQVNYLNTALANAQAKYNMLESETELLRLTGGILNEYENLE, encoded by the coding sequence GTGAATATTCAAAAAAAGCTTATTCTTTCTTTAGGAATAGTATTGGTACTAGCTTGTAAAAGCTACGCCCAGGAACAACTTTCTCTCTCAGATGCCATTCAACTGGGCCTGGCCAATAACTTTGACATACAGATAGAAGCCCTGAATGTAGAGATTGCCAAGAATAATAATAATTGGGGTGCTGCCGGCCGTTGGCCTACCATCAACTTCAGTATGTCTCAAAATAACAACTTTAGAGATGTTCAAAACGCTGCTAACCCCTTCCAGCCTACCGGACTTTCCATATCCAACAGTCTGGGGCCGGGCATCAGTGTAAGCTGGGTACTATTTGACGGCTTCCGGGTTCAGATTACCAGGGAGCGCCTGCAAAAACTACAGGAACTGAGTATGGGGAATGCTCAACTGATCGTAGAAAATACCGTGCAGGCCATTATTACCCAGTATTATTTTGTGAAGCTGGAACAGGAAAGGCTAGATGTGTTGGAAAAAGTGTTTACCCTTTCTAAAGATCGTTATCAATATATCAAGTTAAAAGGAGAGCTGGGGAGTGCGGTTACGTTTGATATTCTCCAGGAACAGAATGCCTTCCTGACAGACTCATCTAATTATGTGACTCAGGAAGTCAATTACCTGAACGCAAGGCGTACTCTGAACTTGCTGATGGGACAGCCTATTAATAACGCTTATGAGCTCACTGATAGCCTGGAAATAGACCCTACCCAATATGATCTGGAGGTGATGTACGATAAAATGGTGACAAGCAATACGAATTTAGAAAACCAGTTTTTAAACCTTGAACTCGCTCGGACAGATACCCGCCTTGCCAAAACAGAACTATACCCTCGTTTGTCACTAAATGCCAATGCTTCTTACGATCTGAGCAGGCAAGACTTTTCTCAGGCCCGGTTTCCTGATTTTGGAGACGGTGGGAGTAGTACTCGTGATCTGGTAACTACCCAAACCACTACCAATTATTCAGTCGGCTTTACCGTAAACTATTTACTATTTGATGGTGGAAGGGTCCGTCGTAATATAGAAAATGCTTACACGACTGAGCGAATCAGCCAGTTACAAATAGATCAGCTTAAGTTAAGTCTGCGTAATGATCTGGTCGCTACCTATGATCTGTACAATGTACGGCAAAAGCTACTGGCGATTTCTCAGGAAAACATCCGCAGCTCCGAACTCAATCTTGAGCTGGCTGAAGAGCGTTATAAAAACGGAACGATCAACTCCTTTGACTACCGCCAGATTCAGGTCAACTATTTGAATACTGCCCTTGCAAATGCACAGGCCAAATACAATATGTTAGAGTCAGAAACTGAATTACTCAGACTTACAGGCGGTATCTTAAATGAATACGAGAACCTAGAGTAG
- a CDS encoding DUF294 nucleotidyltransferase-like domain-containing protein, translating to MNDKARFLSSVKPFDLLPEEVLESIADILQEVRYKKETVIYLQEKTKMKGVDIIVEGEYEAFFYDSTYNKRMVEQFGRGICYGGVSVLLNKKKSIRTVIAKKGTLVYFLPRNEFKALCRAYDQFFHHFTVEFGKRMMEDEYVHFVKQSQTFEENYIASDQLYSRKIESVSPRELISCPHTTPVHEVASVMGEKKTSCLFVTDGQGEIVGYVTDISLRDNVIARQKSADLPVSEVMDNPIVSIDDQQYVYEAILLMFSAKIRYLLISRAGEYTGFLSRNRLLSEQAQSPFVFIQSVKLALSVDELKEKWDKVPEMVFQLLSRGVRAEIVNQVITTVSDAILVKVIESVIAEIGEPPAKFVFMALGSEGRKEQTLKTDQDNAIIYEDKANEHREEVRAYFLRFAELVSARLDHIGFSFCTGGFMAKNPKWTHSLSHWKRNYAEWISEAIPETVINISTFFDCRFLYGEEAIMLELKNFLDKELQRPLERFFYHIGKNALQYEPPLTFFKNIKTFQEGQRDVFNIKKTMTPIVDLVRVFALKHRIFKTNTGERIEMLRDQKVFTESEYHELMQSYYYLMGMRLKKQAVQLIHDKAEPDNLVDINSLTKIERVTLREILKTIENFQLKIRISFTSSLFG from the coding sequence ATGAATGACAAAGCCCGATTTTTAAGCAGCGTTAAGCCTTTTGATCTACTCCCGGAAGAAGTGCTGGAAAGCATAGCAGATATACTACAGGAAGTAAGGTATAAGAAAGAGACCGTTATCTACCTGCAGGAAAAAACCAAGATGAAAGGAGTAGATATTATTGTAGAGGGCGAGTACGAAGCTTTTTTCTACGATAGCACTTACAATAAGCGTATGGTTGAGCAATTTGGTAGGGGTATCTGCTATGGGGGCGTCTCAGTGCTGCTGAATAAGAAAAAGTCCATACGTACTGTGATTGCCAAAAAAGGGACACTCGTATACTTTCTGCCCAGAAATGAGTTTAAGGCCTTGTGCCGTGCTTATGATCAATTCTTCCATCATTTTACCGTTGAGTTTGGCAAGCGTATGATGGAAGACGAATATGTTCATTTTGTCAAACAGTCCCAGACTTTTGAAGAAAACTATATCGCCTCCGATCAGCTCTATTCCCGTAAAATTGAGTCAGTTAGCCCCCGTGAACTTATTTCCTGCCCCCATACTACACCGGTACATGAAGTGGCCAGCGTAATGGGAGAGAAGAAAACGAGCTGCCTCTTTGTTACAGATGGTCAGGGAGAAATTGTTGGCTATGTGACAGATATCTCGCTGAGGGATAATGTGATTGCTCGGCAAAAAAGCGCAGATTTACCTGTCTCAGAGGTTATGGATAACCCCATTGTTTCCATTGATGACCAGCAGTATGTGTATGAAGCTATATTGCTGATGTTCAGCGCTAAAATTCGCTATCTGCTGATCAGTCGTGCTGGCGAGTATACCGGCTTTCTGAGTCGTAACCGGCTGTTAAGTGAGCAGGCTCAATCTCCCTTTGTATTTATTCAATCGGTGAAGCTGGCTTTGTCGGTGGATGAGCTTAAAGAAAAATGGGATAAAGTACCTGAAATGGTGTTTCAGTTGCTGAGCAGGGGAGTAAGAGCAGAGATTGTCAACCAGGTGATCACCACTGTTTCGGATGCCATACTGGTGAAAGTGATAGAAAGCGTCATTGCAGAAATTGGTGAGCCTCCGGCTAAGTTTGTTTTTATGGCATTGGGAAGTGAAGGGCGTAAAGAGCAGACGCTCAAAACGGATCAGGATAATGCGATTATTTATGAAGATAAAGCCAACGAGCATAGAGAAGAAGTAAGAGCTTATTTTTTGCGATTTGCTGAGCTGGTCAGTGCCCGCCTGGATCATATAGGTTTTAGCTTCTGTACCGGCGGCTTCATGGCTAAGAACCCTAAGTGGACCCATTCCCTTTCACACTGGAAAAGAAACTATGCGGAATGGATATCTGAAGCTATTCCGGAAACAGTGATCAATATCTCTACCTTTTTTGACTGCCGCTTTCTGTATGGCGAAGAAGCAATCATGTTGGAGCTGAAAAATTTTCTGGATAAAGAGTTACAAAGGCCCCTGGAGAGATTTTTTTATCATATCGGCAAGAATGCCCTGCAGTACGAACCCCCGCTTACTTTCTTCAAAAACATTAAAACTTTTCAGGAAGGACAAAGAGATGTGTTTAACATCAAAAAGACCATGACACCTATAGTGGATTTGGTAAGGGTATTTGCTCTAAAACACAGAATCTTTAAAACCAATACCGGAGAGAGGATAGAAATGTTACGAGATCAGAAGGTGTTTACTGAAAGCGAGTATCATGAGCTGATGCAATCCTACTATTACCTGATGGGCATGCGGCTGAAAAAGCAGGCTGTACAACTGATTCACGATAAAGCAGAACCGGATAACCTGGTGGATATAAACAGTCTTACAAAAATAGAGCGCGTTACTTTAAGAGAAATATTAAAAACGATAGAAAACTTTCAGTTGAAGATCAGAATTTCTTTTACCAGCTCATTGTTCGGCTAG
- a CDS encoding DoxX family protein, with translation MKNQYHLGLLILRVGIGAMFIVHGAPKLMGGPERWEAIGNNMKYLGITFAPAFWGFMAGFAEAVGGLCLILGIFYVPACILLFITMIVASTRHLAQGDGLAGSSHAIEAAILFFSLIFIGSGKYRLSKKS, from the coding sequence ATGAAAAACCAATATCATTTAGGTTTATTGATTTTAAGAGTTGGAATAGGAGCGATGTTTATTGTTCATGGGGCACCTAAGCTAATGGGTGGTCCCGAGAGATGGGAAGCGATTGGTAATAATATGAAATATCTGGGAATTACCTTTGCCCCTGCTTTTTGGGGATTTATGGCTGGTTTTGCTGAGGCTGTAGGCGGGCTTTGTCTTATATTGGGCATCTTCTATGTGCCAGCCTGCATACTGTTGTTTATCACCATGATTGTGGCTTCTACCCGTCACCTGGCGCAGGGAGATGGCCTTGCGGGCTCATCCCATGCTATTGAGGCTGCGATCCTTTTCTTTAGCCTTATCTTCATCGGATCCGGTAAATACAGACTCAGTAAAAAGAGCTAG
- a CDS encoding 3'-5' exonuclease, whose protein sequence is MRDYLLFVDTETSGIPKDWDASYADNSQWPYIVQLAWVVYTQDGQFVKEENYYIRDDDFEISRASQEIHGISRSYLLENGHSRYEVMQQLKQDLEAFQPLLIGHYVKLDYHMLGVEFFRTQLDNPIPALPAFCTMKATNDYIRYPFRKYLSLGELYKRLTQKPLAKPHNALTDAQATATCFFIMREREDLNEEKISRQEAVQADEPSKTKNEIYVYIILALLFFMLLIFFLL, encoded by the coding sequence GTGAGAGATTATTTACTTTTTGTAGACACCGAGACCTCCGGCATACCTAAAGATTGGGATGCTTCCTATGCCGACAATTCCCAATGGCCTTACATTGTGCAGCTGGCGTGGGTAGTCTATACTCAGGATGGACAATTTGTAAAAGAAGAAAATTACTACATCCGTGATGATGACTTTGAGATCAGCAGAGCCTCGCAAGAGATACATGGCATCAGCAGATCCTATTTGCTGGAAAATGGCCATAGCAGATATGAGGTGATGCAGCAATTGAAACAGGACTTAGAAGCGTTTCAGCCCCTGCTCATAGGGCATTATGTAAAACTGGATTACCATATGCTGGGGGTAGAGTTTTTCCGCACACAGCTAGATAACCCTATACCAGCATTACCTGCTTTTTGTACCATGAAGGCCACGAATGATTACATTCGCTATCCCTTCAGAAAGTATCTGAGTCTGGGTGAACTGTACAAAAGACTTACGCAAAAGCCCCTGGCTAAGCCGCATAATGCTTTGACTGATGCCCAGGCTACTGCCACTTGTTTTTTTATCATGCGGGAAAGGGAAGATCTCAATGAAGAGAAGATAAGCAGGCAGGAAGCTGTGCAGGCAGATGAGCCATCTAAAACAAAAAATGAAATCTACGTTTATATCATCCTAGCCCTATTGTTTTTCATGCTACTTATCTTTTTTCTGCTATGA
- a CDS encoding N-acyl-D-amino-acid deacylase family protein, giving the protein MRNVYTIYLFLSILMISACTKKPSAFEKFVQKHQVGQYDLLIKNGQVIDGSGRDAYAADVLVKADSIAFVGQVDTAIISVTRFIDATGKVVTPGFIDTHAHGNPLETPAFRNFLAMGVTTISLGKDGSSPGLDSPRLDGPGQVGSGKEGMTAWMQEVEDTIPGVNIAMFVGHGTLRMLSGIKYNPRPTQEQIVDMGEMLAMNLDAGCFGMTTGLEYIPGTYAPDYELEYLAKIVGEKGKFITSHVRNEDDEAIESSLRELLLQGRYCPVQVSHMKVVYGKGERRAEEILRVLNEARAEGIEVTADVYPYTASYTTIGIVFPEWALPPNRYEEIVRSRRGELEEFLRNKVNQRNGPEATLLGTAPWAGKTLAQVAKELVKPFEDVLIDDIGPRGASGAYFVMNDELQARLIQDSLVMICSDGSPTSRHPRGHGTFAKIIEQYVVKDSLFSLEEAVRKMTSLPAKTMGVEDRGIIAKGKKADILVFAPAGIKATATYENPFQLAEGFNYVIVNGQLSLVESTFSDKRHGKMLRKN; this is encoded by the coding sequence ATGAGAAATGTGTACACTATATATCTGTTCTTAAGTATATTGATGATCAGTGCCTGTACAAAAAAGCCCTCTGCATTTGAAAAATTTGTACAAAAGCACCAGGTGGGCCAATATGATTTGCTCATCAAAAATGGGCAAGTTATAGATGGCAGTGGTAGAGACGCATATGCAGCAGATGTGCTGGTAAAAGCTGATAGTATTGCTTTTGTCGGACAGGTAGACACTGCGATCATCAGTGTCACCAGATTTATAGATGCAACGGGTAAGGTTGTTACTCCTGGCTTTATAGATACCCATGCTCATGGTAATCCTCTGGAGACGCCTGCTTTTCGAAATTTTCTGGCGATGGGAGTCACCACTATTTCTCTGGGCAAGGATGGCTCAAGTCCCGGACTGGATAGTCCCAGACTGGATGGTCCCGGACAGGTAGGTTCCGGAAAAGAGGGTATGACAGCCTGGATGCAAGAGGTAGAAGATACCATACCCGGGGTTAATATCGCTATGTTTGTTGGACATGGCACCTTGAGAATGTTATCAGGGATCAAGTATAACCCGAGACCAACCCAGGAGCAGATTGTGGATATGGGTGAGATGTTAGCCATGAACCTGGATGCGGGATGCTTCGGAATGACGACCGGCCTGGAATATATCCCCGGTACTTACGCTCCTGACTACGAACTGGAATACCTTGCCAAAATAGTAGGTGAAAAAGGCAAATTCATCACCAGTCATGTGCGTAATGAGGATGATGAAGCTATTGAAAGTTCCTTGCGTGAGCTATTGCTACAGGGACGTTATTGCCCGGTACAAGTTTCGCATATGAAAGTAGTATACGGAAAAGGAGAGCGGCGGGCGGAAGAAATCTTACGCGTATTGAATGAAGCCAGAGCGGAAGGTATAGAAGTCACGGCTGATGTGTATCCATATACTGCCAGCTATACTACAATAGGCATTGTGTTTCCGGAGTGGGCACTGCCGCCTAATCGTTATGAAGAAATAGTGAGATCCAGAAGAGGTGAACTGGAGGAGTTTCTCAGAAATAAAGTGAATCAGAGAAACGGGCCTGAAGCTACTTTACTGGGTACAGCTCCCTGGGCGGGTAAAACGTTGGCTCAGGTTGCAAAAGAATTGGTTAAACCATTTGAAGACGTACTGATTGACGATATTGGGCCGCGAGGAGCTTCCGGAGCTTATTTTGTAATGAATGACGAGTTACAAGCCCGCCTTATCCAAGACTCACTGGTGATGATCTGCTCGGACGGCAGCCCTACTTCCAGGCATCCCCGTGGTCATGGAACCTTTGCCAAGATCATTGAGCAATATGTGGTGAAGGATAGTCTGTTCAGCTTAGAAGAAGCCGTCAGAAAAATGACTTCATTGCCTGCTAAAACTATGGGAGTTGAGGATAGAGGCATTATTGCAAAAGGTAAGAAAGCAGATATTTTAGTATTTGCACCCGCAGGCATAAAAGCTACGGCAACTTATGAAAACCCTTTTCAATTGGCAGAAGGCTTCAATTATGTGATTGTCAACGGTCAGTTGAGCCTGGTGGAAAGCACTTTTTCTGATAAGCGTCATGGTAAAATGCTTAGGAAAAATTAA